The following proteins come from a genomic window of Trifolium pratense cultivar HEN17-A07 linkage group LG4, ARS_RC_1.1, whole genome shotgun sequence:
- the LOC123919837 gene encoding F-box protein SNE-like, which yields MVHHHHYHEYMQQKMRRNTSNQQQQNKRHKFFINDNIDILREILKRLDGPSLGVASCVCRLWCNLTNNDDSIWEHLCFRHVLTPPPATVRPVVVALGGYKRLYMVCVRPVLSRLSESERVMKRVWTRHEVQLSLSLFCIDSYERLAGGGGMIASDASPSSLMFLCNPINV from the coding sequence ATGGTGCACCACCACCATTACCATGAATATATGCAACAAAAAATGAGAAGAAACACttcaaatcaacaacaacaaaataaacgACACAAATTTTTCATAAACGACAACATTGACATTCTACGAGAAATCCTTAAACGACTCGACGGTCCTTCACTCGGTGTAGCATCCTGTGTATGTCGTTTATGGTGCAACCTCACAAACAACGATGATTCTATTTGGGAACATCTCTGCTTCCGCCACGTGTTAACTCCACCTCCAGCGACGGTGAGACCAGTTGTGGTGGCGCTTGGTGGTTACAAGAGACTTTATATGGTATGTGTTAGGCCGGTGTTGAGTCGACTCAGTGAGTCGGAACGAGTTATGAAACGAGTTTGGACTCGGCATGAGGTTCAGCTTTCGTTGTCTTTGTTTTGTATTGATAGTTACGAGAGACTTGCTGGTGGTGGTGGAATGATTGCCAGTGATGCGTCTCCATCGTCCCTCATGTTCCTCTGTAACCCCATCAACGTCTga
- the LOC123919838 gene encoding uncharacterized protein LOC123919838, with the protein MEANKEEALKAVEIAEKKYAQRDFAGAKNYALKAKTLCPELEGISQMVSTFDVYIASEFRHNGELDYYSVLGLKPTADKEAVKRQYKKLAVLLHPDKNKCVGADGAFKLVSEAWTWLDNAMRSSYDRKRNYASFHATGYNKCSNLSASRNRLDTFWTICTSCKVQYEYLRKYVNKKLSCKNCRGIFIAVETGAAPANGSFPYTPLPYVPGNGYGNHSFDGVTYVPTNATYFNGNGVAGYRSGHGYEYVSNVSFQLGSAGLIHQNGSATTLPAGSVYRVNGHTKRGRPKVKSGVNGRHPMVETVVNINSHVSFSSNEPQEVKPGRPEKKRKVTVGSDFRNGYVEKGSKCASEAVVSNGQKVSCVNEIQTKHCFMPPPFDARKLLIEKARTVIRKKLEEMKLSSEVATLNEKEKAQVDVCPVKKETCRRAPLNVSGLPLEQGKVNPISITVPDSDFHDFDKDRTEECFMPKQIWALYDEEDGMPRLYCLIREVISVNPFKIHISYLNSKTDSEFGSVNWLESGFTKSCGNFRAWTSDIVDQVNIFSHILSREKAGRGGCVRIYPRSGDIWAVYRNWSPDWNRSTPDKVRHEYDMVEVLYDYSEDLGVCVCPLIKLSGFKTVYKRNPDNGAERWIPRREMVRFSHQVPYWLLKGEESNLPDRCFDLDPAATPDGLLHTATEGNAL; encoded by the coding sequence ATGGAAGCAAATAAAGAGGAGGCACTTAAGGCAGTAGAGATTGCTGAGAAGAAATATGCTCAGAGAGACTTTGCAGGCGCAAAAAACTATGCTTTAAAGGCGAAAACACTTTGTCCTGAGTTGGAGGGTATATCTCAAATGGTGTCCACATTTGATGTTTACATTGCTTCTGAGTTCAGACATAATGGTGAACTCGATTATTATTCAGTTCTCGGATTAAAACCTACTGCAGATAAAGAAGCGGTTAAAAGACAGTACAAGAAGTTGGCAGTGTTACTTCATCCTGATAAGAACAAATGTGTGGGAGCTGATGGTGCATTTAAGCTTGTTTCCGAGGCGTGGACTTGGCTTGACAATGCCATGCGTAGTTCTTACGATCGTAAGAGAAATTATGCTTCTTTTCATGCTACAGGTTATAACAAATGTTCCAATTTGTCAGCCTCTCGTAATAGACTAGACACGTTTTGGACAATTTGTACTTCTTGTAAGGTTCAGTATGAGTATCTACGTAAGTATGTGAATAAAAAACTCTCATGTAAGAACTGCCGTGGCATTTTCATTGCTGTTGAAACTGGAGCAGCCCCAGCAAATGGTTCGTTTCCATATACACCTTTGCCGTATGTGCCGGGAAATGGTTATGGAAATCATTCATTTGACGGGGTTACATATGTTCCTACTAATGCCACCTATTTTAATGGGAATGGTGTCGCAGGATACCGTTCTGGACACGGTTACGAGTATGTTTCAAATGTTTCGTTTCAGTTGGGCTCTGCTGGACTTATCCATCAAAATGGATCGGCCACTACCTTACCTGCTGGTTCCGTATATCGGGTTAATGGACATACGAAGAGGGGAAGACCAAAGGTCAAATCAGGAGTCAATGGAAGGCATCCTATGGTGGAGACTGTGGTCAATATAAACTCGCATGTATCTTTTTCCAGCAATGAACCACAGGAAGTTAAGCCAGGTAGACCTGAAAAGAAACGCAAAGTTACGGTGGGATCCGATTTCAGAAATGGCTATGTCGAGAAGGGTTCAAAATGTGCTTCGGAAGCAGTGGTTTCAAATGGCCAGAAGGTTTCCTGTGTAAATGAAATTCAGACCAAACATTGTTTCATGCCACCTCCATTTGATGCGAGAAAATTATTGATTGAGAAAGCCAGGACAGTTATTAGGAAGAAACTCGAAGAGATGAAGCTGTCATCTGAAGTTGCAACTCtgaatgagaaagaaaaagcacaagtTGATGTTTGTCCAGTCAAAAAAGAGACATGTAGGAGAGCACCTCTGAATGTTTCTGGCCTTCCGTTGGAGCAAGGAAAAGTCAATCCGATCTCAATAACTGTCCCTGATTCTGACTTTCATGACTTCGATAAAGATAGGACAGAGGAATGTTTCATGCCAAAGCAAATATGGGCCTTATATGATGAGGAAGATGGAATGCCGCGATTGTATTGTCTGATCCGCGAGGTTATATCTGTTAATCCATTTAAGATTCATATCAGTTACTTGAATTCCAAAACTGATAGCGAATTCGGCTCAGTAAACTGGCTTGAATCAGGTTTTACCAAATCTTGTGGAAATTTCAGGGCTTGGACTTCAGATATTGTCGACCAAGTTAACATATTTTCTCATATTCTAAGCCGAGAGAAGGCTGGTCGAGGTGGTTGTGTTCGCATATATCCGAGAAGTGGAGATATTTGGGCTGTTTATCGAAATTGGTCACCAGATTGGAACCGATCTACACCAGACAAAGTAAGGCATGAATATGACATGGTGGAGGTGCTTTATGATTACTCCGAGGATCTTGGTGTTTGTGTTTGTCCCCTTATTAAATTATCCGGATTTAAAACAGTATACAAAAGGAATCCTGACAACGGTGCCGAAAGATGGATACCGAGAAGAGAAATGGTACGCTTTTCTCACCAAGTTCCTTATTGGTTACTCAAAGGGGAGGAAAGCAATTTGCCGGATCGGTGTTTTGACCTTGATCCAGCTGCAACTCCAGACGGGCTTCTTCATACTGCTACAGAAGGAAATGCTTTGTAG
- the LOC123919839 gene encoding serine carboxypeptidase-like 50 gives MKMKKKNSTTLFINTLIFFSLIQFQTSLSLSDSSTSFPKEALPTKSGYLPISPTSTSSIFYTFYEAKNSTSPLSQTPLLIWLQGGPGCSSMVGNFYELGPYLITNSLTLQPNHASWNRIFGLLFLDNPIGTGFSVASTLQEIPTDQTAVAEHLFAAITRFVKLDPVFKHRPIYITGESYAGKYVPAIGYYILEKNAKLKDFERVNLVGVAIGNGLTDPVTQMVTHADNAYYVGLINERQKNELVKAQVEAVELVERRNWSEATDARNRVLNLLQNMTGLATLYDYSRKIPYEDYLVAKFLNIDEVRKALGVNVDESFVYEKCSHVVGAALHADLMKSVKYMVEKLLKEGMRVLLYQGQRDLRVGVVQVEAWVKTMKWEGIVEYVNAEREIWKVNGEVAGYVQKWKSFTNVVVLGGGHLLPTDQPSNSQAMIEDWVLEKGLFGNVLYSNVSTKSLYDE, from the exons atgaagatgaagaagaaaaactcAACAACCCTCTTCATCAATACACTCATTTTCTTCTCCTTAATACAATTTCAAACCTCACTCTCACTCTCAGATTCTTCAACATCATTTCCCAAAGAAGCACTTCCTACAAAATCAGGTTATCTACCAATAA GTCCTACATCAACTTCCTCAATTTTCTACACATTTTATGAAGCAAAAAACTCAACTTCACCTCTCTCACAAACACCACTTCTCATTTGGCTTCAAGGTGGCCCTGGTTGCTCTTCCATGGTTGGCAACTTCTATGAACTAGGACCATATCTTATCACCAATTCACTCACCCTTCAACCTAACCATGCTTCTTGGAATAGAATATTTGGCCTTCTTTTTCTAGATAATCCCATTGGAACTGGATTCAGTGTAGCCTCTACCCTACAAGAGATTCCAACCGATCAAACCGCGGTCGCGGAACATCTTTTCGCGGCTATAACAAGGTTTGTTAAACTTGATCCTGTTTTTAAACATCGTCCTATTTATATTACTGGTGAAAGTTATGCTGGAAAATATGTTCCTGCAATTGGTTATtatattttagagaaaaatgCTAAGTTGAAAGATTTTGAGAGAGTGAATTTAGTTGGTGTTGCAATTGGTAATGGTTTAACTGATCCTGTGACTCAAATGGTTACTCATGCTGATAATGCTTATTATGTTGGTTTAATCAATGAGAGGCAAAAGAATGAGTTGGTAAAAGCTCAAGTTGAAGCTGTTGAGTTGGTAGAGAGAAGGAATTGGAGTGAAGCAACTGATGCGCGAAACCGTGTCTTGAATCTGTTGCAAAATATGACAGGGTTGGCTACTTTGTATGATTATTCGCGGAAAATTCCTTATGAAGACTATTTGGTTGCGAAGTTCTTGAATATCGACGAGGTGAGAAAGGCCTTAGGagtgaatgttgatgaatcgtTTGTTTACGAGAAATGCAGTCACGTAGTTGGGGCTGCATTGCATGCTGATTTGATGAAGAGTGTAAAGTATATGGTGGAGAAATTATTGAAGGAGGGGATGAGGGTTTTGTTGTATCAAGGTCAGCGCGATTTGAGGGTCGGTGTGGTTCAAGTCGAGGCTTGGGTGAAGACTATGAAGTGGGAAGGGATAGTTGAGTATGTGAATGCTGAGAGGGAGATTTGGAAGGTAAATGGAGAGGTAGCTGGTTATGTACAAAAATGGAAGTCATTTACTAATGTTGTGGTTTTAGGAGGTGGACATCTTTTACCTACTGATCAACCTTCGAATTCTCAAGCTATGATTGAAGATTGGGTTTTGGAGAAGGGTTTGTTTGGAAATGTGTTGTACTCAAATGTATCCACAAAATCTTTGTATGATGAGTGA